The Bradyrhizobium diazoefficiens genome contains the following window.
GACCGAGAATTTGATCTCGGAGGTTGTAATGGCCCGGATGTTGATGTTCCGTCCTGCGAGGGCCGAAAACGCCTGGGCGGCGACGCCGGCATGGCTGCGCATGCCGCTGCCGATCACCGAGATCTTGGCGACGTCGGTGGCGGTGTCGAGCCTGATATAGCCGATCGTGGCCTTGGCGGCGGTGATCGTGTCCTTGGCGCGGGTGTAGTCGGCGGCCGGCACCGTGAAGGTGAGGTCGGTGGTCTTGCCGTCCTCCGAGACGTTCTGCACGATCATGTCGACGTTGATGTTGGCGTCCGCCAGCGGGCCGAAGATCGATGCCGCAACGCCCGGTTTGTCCTCGATCTGGCGCACCGAGATCTGGGCCTCGTCCTTCGAAAAGGCGATGCCGGTGACGACGTGGTTTTCCATGATCTCCTCCTCGCCGCAGATCAGCGTGCCGGGCGGCTGGTTGGCATGCGGGTCGATATCCTCGGGCTTGTCGAAGCTCGAGCGGACGAAGATCGGCATGTTGTGGACCATGCCGAGTTCCACCGAGCGGACCTGGAGCACCTTGGCGCCCTGGGAAGCCAGTTCCAGCATGTCTTCGAACGCGATCTTGTCCAGCCTCTTGGCCTTCGGCACGATTCGCGGGTCGGTGGTGTAGACGCCGTCGACGTCGGTGTAGATGTCGCAGCGGTCGGCCTTGACGGCGGCGGCGATCGCCACGGCCGAGGTGTCGGAGCCGCCGCGGCCGAGCGTGGTGATACGGTTCGTCTCGGGATTGATGCCCTGGAAGCCGGCGATGACCGCGACTTCCTTCCGCTCCTTGAAGCGGTTGATGATCTCGCTGCCGTCGATGTCCTCGATCCGGGCCGAGGCATGGGCGTCGCTGGTCTTGATCGGGATCTGCCAGCCCTGCCAGGAGCGGGCCTGGATGCCCATGCCCTGGAGCACGATGGCCAGCAGGCCCGAGGTGACCTGTTCGCCGGAGGCGACCACGGCGTCGTATTCGCGCGCGTCGTGCATCGGCGAGGCCTCGCTGCACCAGGCCACCAGCTCGTTGGTTTTGCCGGACATCGCGGAGACGACCACGGCCACCTCGTGGCCGGCGTCGACCTCACGCTTCACATGGCGTGCGACGTTGCGGATACGTTCGATGTTGGCGACGGATGTGCCGCCGAATTTCATCACGAGGCGGCTCATGACGACGCGTGCATTCCTTCATAAGGATCAGTATGGTGACCCGCGCTGGACGGACGCCTCGCGGATTCCGACCGCGCGTATACAGAGGGGCGGGGCCGGGGGCAAGCGGGTTCCTCAAGCGGATTCCTGGGGGCCCAATCCGGGCAATGGGTTGTCAGAGGTTATGGCGCGCTATATCGACGAAATTCTGCAACCGGGCGAGCGGGTGCTGTATTCGACCAATGCGCACTGGATCTTCTATTTTCCGGCGATCCTGGCCTGGATCGTGGCCTTGGCCCTGTTTGTCGCGTCCCGGCAAACGATCGTCGAGGGACTCGTCCTGCTCTGTCTCGTTGCATCCGGTCTCGTGGCTCTGGCGGCGATGTATTGGACTGTGAGGGCTTGGTTCCATCGGTGGACCACCGAGACCGACGTGACCAATTTGCGGGTCGTGCATAAGACCGGGTTTATCACCCGGAAGACCTTCGAAATGAGCCTAGACAAGGTGGAGAGCGTCGACGTCGATCAGTCGATTCCTGGACGTATTCTCAACTATGGTGATGTGACGATTCGCGGCGTCGGGAAGGGTTTTGAGAGAATCAAAACCATCGCCTCACCGCTCGCCTTCCGTAATTCGATCACCACGCGGTAGGACCTCGCGTAACCATGAGCATGCAGCAAAATATTTCCGCAACCGCCGCCGCCCAGCCGGGCTCGACCGTCGACGCCGCCGAGATCGCGAAGTTCTCAAAACTCTCGGCCGAGTGGTGGGACCCCAAAGGCAAGATGGCGCCGCTGCACCGGATCAATCCGTTGCGGCTCGGCTACATCCGCGATGCCGCCTGCCGCAAGTTCGAGCGCAATGTGCGCAGCCTCAACTGCCTCGGCGGTCTGCGTGTGCTCGACATCGGCTGCGGCGCCGGCCTGCTGTGCGAGCCGCTGTCGCGGCTGGGCGCACAGGTCATCGGCATGGATCCGTCGGCCAGCAATATTGCGGCGGCGAAGCTGCATGCCGACAAGAGCCATCTGTCGATCGACTATCGCTGCACCACGGTGGAGGAGATCGATCCGCGCGAGCGTTTTGATATCGTGCTGGCGATGGAGGTTGTTGAGCACGTCGTCGACGTCGGCGTTTTCCTGAAGCGCTGCGCCGCGATGCTCAAGCCGAACGGGCTGATGGTGGTGTCCACGCTCAACAGGAATTGGAAGAGCTTTGCGCTTGCCATCGTCGGCGCTGAATA
Protein-coding sequences here:
- the ubiG gene encoding bifunctional 2-polyprenyl-6-hydroxyphenol methylase/3-demethylubiquinol 3-O-methyltransferase UbiG encodes the protein MSMQQNISATAAAQPGSTVDAAEIAKFSKLSAEWWDPKGKMAPLHRINPLRLGYIRDAACRKFERNVRSLNCLGGLRVLDIGCGAGLLCEPLSRLGAQVIGMDPSASNIAAAKLHADKSHLSIDYRCTTVEEIDPRERFDIVLAMEVVEHVVDVGVFLKRCAAMLKPNGLMVVSTLNRNWKSFALAIVGAEYVLRWLPRGTHEWNKFVTPDELTKHLLDNRLVITEQTGVVYSPFADKWTLSSDMDVNYMLVAEGMV
- a CDS encoding aspartate kinase; this encodes MSRLVMKFGGTSVANIERIRNVARHVKREVDAGHEVAVVVSAMSGKTNELVAWCSEASPMHDAREYDAVVASGEQVTSGLLAIVLQGMGIQARSWQGWQIPIKTSDAHASARIEDIDGSEIINRFKERKEVAVIAGFQGINPETNRITTLGRGGSDTSAVAIAAAVKADRCDIYTDVDGVYTTDPRIVPKAKRLDKIAFEDMLELASQGAKVLQVRSVELGMVHNMPIFVRSSFDKPEDIDPHANQPPGTLICGEEEIMENHVVTGIAFSKDEAQISVRQIEDKPGVAASIFGPLADANINVDMIVQNVSEDGKTTDLTFTVPAADYTRAKDTITAAKATIGYIRLDTATDVAKISVIGSGMRSHAGVAAQAFSALAGRNINIRAITTSEIKFSVLIDTAYTELAVRTLHTLYGLDQA
- a CDS encoding PH domain-containing protein — its product is MARYIDEILQPGERVLYSTNAHWIFYFPAILAWIVALALFVASRQTIVEGLVLLCLVASGLVALAAMYWTVRAWFHRWTTETDVTNLRVVHKTGFITRKTFEMSLDKVESVDVDQSIPGRILNYGDVTIRGVGKGFERIKTIASPLAFRNSITTR